In Feifania hominis, the following are encoded in one genomic region:
- the ylqF gene encoding ribosome biogenesis GTPase YlqF — translation MDEQQREKLNLQWYPGHMTKTRRQMEADLKLVDMVAEIVDARIPRSSRNPAIDEILGGKPRLILLNKADLSDPAANARWCDHYQKSGISAILIECTTGRGIGDFVGRSKQLLREKIERDRNRGMNKAIRIMIVGIPNVGKSSFINRMARDKKAKVEDRPGVTRGKQWIKVSDSVDLLDTPGILWPKFEDEQTALNLAFTGAIKDDIIDTVTLSGILAKHLLEIAGDAFCTRYKLDEQHARALANGLELVELIGRKRGFLISGGEIDCERTAAMILDEFRAGKIGRITLEQPEEPKRG, via the coding sequence ATGGATGAACAACAGAGAGAAAAACTCAATTTACAGTGGTATCCAGGTCACATGACCAAGACCCGCCGCCAGATGGAAGCAGATCTGAAGCTGGTCGACATGGTGGCGGAAATTGTTGATGCGCGCATCCCGCGCAGCTCGCGAAACCCTGCAATTGATGAAATTCTCGGCGGCAAGCCTCGGCTGATTCTGCTCAACAAGGCGGACCTCTCCGACCCGGCGGCGAATGCCAGGTGGTGCGACCACTATCAGAAGAGCGGTATTTCGGCGATTTTGATCGAGTGTACCACGGGCCGGGGAATCGGTGATTTCGTGGGCAGATCCAAGCAGCTGCTGCGCGAGAAAATCGAGCGTGACCGCAACCGTGGTATGAACAAGGCGATCCGCATCATGATTGTCGGCATTCCGAACGTGGGCAAGTCTTCGTTTATCAACCGCATGGCCCGGGACAAAAAGGCAAAGGTGGAGGATCGGCCCGGCGTCACACGCGGCAAGCAGTGGATCAAGGTCTCAGATTCAGTTGATCTGCTCGATACGCCGGGTATTCTCTGGCCGAAGTTTGAGGATGAGCAGACGGCGCTCAACCTGGCGTTCACCGGCGCGATCAAAGACGACATCATCGACACGGTGACGCTGTCCGGCATTTTGGCAAAGCATCTGCTGGAAATCGCAGGTGATGCATTCTGCACGCGCTATAAGCTCGATGAGCAGCATGCCCGCGCGCTTGCAAACGGCCTTGAGCTTGTGGAGCTGATCGGCCGCAAACGCGGGTTTCTCATCTCGGGCGGGGAAATCGACTGCGAGCGCACGGCGGCTATGATACTCGATGAATTCCGCGCGGGCAAAATTGGGCGAATTACTCTGGAACAACCGGAGGAGCCAAAGAGGGGATGA
- a CDS encoding DUF4363 family protein: protein MKSIVIAILCLAIIICGAGFCYYLLQERSHDMILAVERVEQSLQDGSTQQAREEMEQMLRQFESYEHFITMVMNHEEVDQIKNYVERANGFMKVGRYDEFQVELAVIKMQLDHMHEVEMLNWRNIF, encoded by the coding sequence ATGAAATCAATCGTCATTGCCATTCTCTGTCTGGCCATTATCATCTGCGGCGCCGGCTTCTGCTATTACCTGCTGCAGGAGCGCTCACACGACATGATTCTCGCTGTCGAACGCGTGGAGCAATCTCTGCAGGACGGAAGCACTCAGCAGGCGCGAGAGGAAATGGAGCAAATGCTCCGCCAGTTTGAGAGTTATGAGCACTTTATTACCATGGTAATGAACCACGAAGAGGTCGATCAGATCAAAAACTATGTAGAGCGCGCCAATGGCTTTATGAAAGTGGGCCGATACGATGAGTTCCAGGTGGAACTCGCCGTTATCAAAATGCAGCTCGACCATATGCATGAGGTGGAAATGCTAAACTGGCGCAACATATTTTAA
- a CDS encoding DUF421 domain-containing protein translates to MSIVFVRTVILYAAVVIAVRVMGKKQIGELQPSELVVAILISEVAAIPMQSTNIPLLYGIIPIFTLVSCEIIVSFVTLKSPRLRALVTGHPSIVIANGQINQQMMHRLRFTIDDLYEELHNKDITHLEYVSYAILETNGKLTVFPVADYDQKKTQDRGFEQILVKDGVVNRTMLQHLNLDEGFVRGHLDKKKKHDVSDVFLMTIDGTNAIRVILKEEKAK, encoded by the coding sequence ATGAGTATCGTATTTGTCAGAACGGTCATTCTGTATGCAGCCGTCGTCATTGCCGTACGCGTCATGGGAAAAAAGCAGATCGGCGAGTTGCAGCCATCAGAGCTTGTGGTTGCCATTTTGATTTCAGAGGTTGCGGCAATTCCCATGCAGTCGACCAACATCCCTCTGCTCTACGGCATCATTCCCATCTTTACACTGGTCTCCTGTGAGATCATTGTCTCATTTGTCACGCTCAAGAGCCCGCGCTTGCGCGCCCTTGTCACCGGACACCCGAGTATTGTGATCGCAAACGGCCAGATCAACCAGCAGATGATGCACCGGCTGCGCTTCACCATTGACGATCTCTATGAGGAGCTGCACAACAAGGATATCACACACCTGGAGTATGTCAGCTATGCAATTCTCGAGACAAATGGAAAGCTGACGGTCTTCCCCGTTGCCGACTACGATCAGAAAAAAACGCAGGACCGCGGCTTTGAACAGATCCTGGTCAAAGACGGCGTCGTCAACCGCACCATGCTCCAACATCTCAATCTTGACGAGGGCTTTGTTCGCGGCCATCTGGACAAGAAAAAAAAGCACGATGTATCCGATGTCTTTTTGATGACCATCGACGGCACAAACGCCATTCGCGTCATATTAAAGGAAGAGAAAGCAAAATGA
- the rplS gene encoding 50S ribosomal protein L19 — MDFVKILTSEQLRTDLPQLNVGDNVKVYIKVTEGTRERTQMFEGTIISKKGGGISESFTVRRISYGVGVEKTFPVHSPNIQRIEVSRKGKVRRAKLYYLRDRVGKAAKVKERI, encoded by the coding sequence ATGGATTTTGTAAAGATTTTAACGAGTGAGCAGCTGAGAACCGACCTGCCGCAGCTGAATGTGGGCGACAACGTCAAGGTTTACATCAAGGTCACCGAGGGTACCCGTGAGAGAACTCAGATGTTTGAGGGCACCATCATCTCCAAAAAGGGCGGCGGTATTTCTGAGAGCTTCACCGTGAGAAGAATTTCTTACGGCGTCGGCGTTGAGAAGACTTTCCCGGTCCATTCGCCGAACATCCAGAGAATTGAAGTTTCCAGAAAGGGTAAAGTCCGCAGAGCCAAACTCTACTACCTCAGAGACAGAGTCGGCAAGGCCGCCAAAGTCAAAGAGCGCATCTAA
- the rnhB gene encoding ribonuclease HII has product MSLFDNEQSFRESGCANLCGVDEAGRGPLAGPVFAAAVILPSAFVISGINDSKKLSAKRRETLYDEITANALSYCIVSSPPEEIDRINILQATLLCMRRAVEGLKVAPDLVLIDGNRMPQGLTRPAQTVVKGDATYASIAAASILAKVARDRFMVELAREYPAYRFEQHKGYPTKLHYEMIKQYGILPCHRKSFLRNLGEK; this is encoded by the coding sequence ATGTCACTGTTTGACAACGAACAAAGCTTTCGAGAGAGCGGATGCGCCAATCTCTGCGGAGTGGACGAGGCGGGAAGAGGCCCTTTGGCCGGCCCTGTCTTTGCGGCCGCGGTGATTTTGCCATCCGCTTTTGTCATATCCGGCATCAACGACAGCAAAAAGCTCAGTGCCAAGCGGCGCGAGACGCTCTACGACGAGATCACGGCAAACGCTCTGAGTTACTGCATTGTCAGCAGCCCTCCCGAGGAGATTGACCGCATCAATATCCTGCAGGCGACGCTGCTGTGCATGCGCCGGGCGGTTGAGGGGCTCAAGGTGGCGCCCGACCTGGTGCTCATCGATGGCAACCGGATGCCGCAGGGGCTCACAAGACCGGCGCAGACAGTCGTCAAAGGCGACGCCACCTACGCGAGCATTGCTGCGGCGTCCATCCTGGCAAAAGTGGCGCGTGACCGCTTTATGGTGGAGCTTGCCAGAGAATACCCCGCCTATCGCTTTGAACAGCACAAAGGGTATCCGACAAAGCTGCACTATGAGATGATCAAACAGTACGGCATTTTGCCCTGTCACCGAAAGAGCTTTCTGCGCAATCTGGGGGAGAAGTGA
- the lepB gene encoding signal peptidase I — protein MDQTAQQTQKFRREVFDWVEIVAFSIVAVVFLLTFLFRIVGIEGGSMENTLHEGERVMVSGLFYTPDNGDIIVITQPNFSNKPLIKRVIAVGNQTIDIDYETGTVYLDGQPIEEPYLGSGTFLQGDTPLPLTVPEGKVFVMGDNRMRSTDSRDSLVGLIDERYILGKVIFRISPLNKIGVVH, from the coding sequence ATGGATCAAACGGCGCAACAGACGCAAAAATTCAGACGTGAAGTATTCGATTGGGTGGAGATTGTCGCCTTTTCCATTGTGGCGGTTGTGTTTCTTCTGACCTTTCTCTTCCGCATTGTCGGCATAGAGGGCGGCTCGATGGAGAACACGCTGCACGAGGGGGAGCGTGTGATGGTCTCGGGGCTCTTTTACACCCCCGACAACGGCGATATCATCGTCATCACCCAGCCCAACTTTTCCAACAAGCCGCTGATCAAGCGGGTCATCGCTGTGGGCAACCAGACCATTGACATCGACTATGAGACCGGCACCGTCTACCTCGACGGCCAGCCGATTGAGGAGCCCTATCTGGGCTCAGGCACTTTTCTGCAGGGCGACACGCCTCTGCCGCTCACCGTACCGGAGGGCAAGGTCTTCGTCATGGGAGATAACCGCATGCGTTCCACCGACAGCCGTGATTCCCTGGTGGGGCTGATTGATGAACGCTACATTCTCGGCAAGGTCATTTTCCGCATTTCGCCGCTGAACAAAATCGGAGTGGTTCACTGA